TGCATTACTGATGGCGGCTGAAGTGCATGGTATGGTGGAAAAGCGGGGCGCGGGGCTGTGGCTTACACATGTCTACATGATCCTGGGCGTCTTCGTGATCTTCTTTCCCATCTGGCTTGCCTTCGTAGCCTCGACCGTCACCCAGCCCGAGATCACCAACCCGCCCATGCCCGTCTGGCCCGGGGATCAGTTTTGGGTGAACTACAAAAACGCACTCTTTTCCGGTGTAAATGTGCCCGTCGCCACTATGCTGATGAATTCCATGGTCATGGCCGTGGGCATCGCCGTGGGCAAGATCATTATCTCGCTCCTTTCCGCCTTTGCCATCGTCTATTTCCGCTTCCCCGGGCGCACGACCTTCTTCTGGCTCATATTCCTGACCCTGATGCTGCCCGTCGAAGTGCGTATTGTGCCGACCTTCGAGGTTGTCGCGGGCTTTGGCATGCTCAACAGCTACGCGGGCCTAATCTTCCCGCTCATCGCCTCGGCAACAGCCACCTTCCTCTTCCGACAGTTTTTTCTGACCATCCCGGATGAACTGGCCGAGGCTGCGCGTGTCGATGGCGCAAGCCCCATGCGCTTTTTCTGGGACATCGTCGTGCCAATGAGCCGCACGAACGTGGCGGCGCTCTTTGTGATCCTTTTCATCTATGGCTGGAACCAATATTTGTGGCCGTTGCTCATCACCACCGATCCGGAAATGAACACCATCGTCATGGGCATCAAGCAGATGTTCCCATCCGGCGATGACTTTGCCCATTGGCCGACAATCATGGCCACCTCGATCCTCGCGATGATCCCTCCGGTGATTGTCGTCATCTCCATGCAGCGGCTCTTTGTCCGCGGCCTTGTCGATAGCGAGAAGTAACCATGGCCACCGTCACCCTTACCGACATCAAGAAAAGCTTTGGGCCTACGGATGTGATCCACGGCATCAATGTCGAGATCGCTGATGGCGAATTCATCGTCATCGTCGGGCCTTCGGGTTGTGGCAAATCCACCTTGCTGCGGATGGTTGCGGGGCTGGAAACCGTCACCTCAGGCGATGTTCTGATTGGCGGGGAACGTGCCAATGACAAGGAACCCATGGATCGCGACATCGCCATGGTGTTTCAGAACTACGCCCTCTACCCGCATATGTCCGTGCGCCAGAACATGGGATACGGCCTGAAGATCGCAGGGCTGCCCAAGGACCAGATCAACGCTAAGGTCGAAGAGGCCGCGAGGCTCTTGCAGCTAGAGGCTCTGCTCGACCGCAAGCCCCGCCAGCTCTCAGGCGGCCAGCGCCAGCGCGTCGCCATGGGCCGCGCCATTGTGCGCGAACCGGCGGTGTTTCTCTTTGACGAGCCTTTGTCCAACCTCGACGCCAAGCTGCGCGTGCAAATGCGGCTTGAAATCAAGGAATTGCAATCCAAGCTCGGCATCACGTCGCTCTATGTCACCCATGATCAGGTCGAGGCGATGACCATGGCCGACCGCATGATCGTGATGAACGGCGGGGTGGCCGAGCAAATCGGCACGCCGCTTGAGGTCTATGAAACCCCCCACACGCTCTTTGCCGCGCAATTCATCGGCAGCCCGGCGATGAATGTCTTTGATGCGGAATTGAAATCCGGTCAGGTTCAAATTGGTGGGCAAACCGTGGCCGAAGCGACAGGCCCGGATGGTCCGGTCAAACTGGGCGTCCGCCCTGAACACTTTGTAAAGGACGATGCGGGGCCCTTCGAGGTCCGCGTTCAAATGACCGAACCGCTTGGCGCCAACACTCTGCTACACGGGCGGCTGACAGGCACAGATCACGAGGTCACGATCAGCCTGCCCGGAGTGCATACGATGAGTGCAGCGCAATCGCCACTGCGCTTTACCCCTCAGTCCGGCATGATCCACCTGTTCGATAGCAACACAGATCAACGGATCGACACCTGACCCTTCAACCGGTCTTTTGCAATGGAACCGCCTGACGCATCTGCGCGCCCATCCAGCGGCCCGTGTCGATCATCCGGTTGGAAAAGCCCCATTCGTTGTCGTACCAGCTTACCACTCGCACGAACCCGTCTTGCGTGACGCTGGTCTGCGCTGCAGCAAAGCAAGAGGAATGCGGATCATGATTAAAGTCGACCGATACCAGAGGGGCCTCTTCATAAGCCAACACACCTTTCAGCGCCCCCTCTGAGGCCTCTTTCATCACCGCATTGATCTCATCCCGCGTTGCTGTGCGTTCAGGCACAAAACTCAGATCAACCAGCGACACATTCGGCGTCGGCACCCGAAGCGCCGAGCCTTCCAACCGCCCCTCAAGACGTGGCAGAACCTCCGAAATTGCCCGCGCCGCGCCGGTTGAGGTCGGCACAATCGACAAGGCAGCCGCACGCGCGCGGTACAGATCAGAATGCGGCGCGTCCTGGCTGTGCTGATCCCCGGTATAGGCATGCACCGTCGTCATATACCCCGTTTTGATGCCAAAGGCGCGGTCCAGCACCATCGCCACCGGAGCAAGGCAATTTGTCGTACAGGACGCGTTTGAGACGATGACATCCGCAGGCGTCAGGTCAAAATGGTTCACGCCATAAACCACCGTCCGATCCGCACCTTTGCCTGGAGCCGAAATGAGAACCCGGCGTGATCCGTTCTGCAAATGCCGCGTGGCCCGATCGCGTGCGGTGAAAAGCCCGGTGCACTCAAACGCAATATCCACATCGTGCCAGCGCAGCTTTTCTGGATCGCGTTCGGCAGTGACCCGAATGCGATGCCGCCCCACATGCAGATGATCGCCCTCAATCACTACCGGGTCAGCCAACCGCCCATGATTGCTGTCAAACCGCAGCAAATGCGCCAACGTCTCAATCGGCGCCAGGTCATTTACTGCAACGACGATGATGTCTTCGCACCCGCGCTCCACCAACGCGCGCAGCAACCCTCGTCCAATTCGGCCAAAACCATTGATAGCTATTTTTGTTCCCATAAGAGCCACTCCGCGTGTTCATATCAATTTATGTTAGCGCTAACATATTTGATCGTAATATACCAAGCCCCTTTTGTTACAAATCCACAAAACTGAAATTAAATGAGAACTACCAATTGGTTACGAACACTTCGAATGCCCACAGCTGCCGCAAGTTATACAGCCCTCAATCTTGCGCATGTCAAAACTGCCACAGGCCGGACAGGACGCACCACGCGGGCCGCCGTGGTTAACCACCTGCGCCTGCGGGTCTTCTTTGAGGCCAAGCCCCTCCCCTTCGAGAAACCCGATATTCACCATATGATTTTCCAACACCCCGCCAATCGCGGCCAGGATCGACGGAATATACTTCCCGTTCATCCAGGCCCCGCCGCGTGGGTCGAACACGGCCTTGAGTTCTTCTACCACAAAAGACACATCCCCACCGCGCCGGAACACCGCCGAGATCATCCGCGTCAGCGCCACGGTCCAGGCATAATGCTCCATATTCTTGGAGTTGATGAACACCTCAAACGGCCGCCGACGCCCATTCAGGATAATATCGTTCACGGTGACATAAATCGCATGGTTGCTGTCGGGCCATTTAAGCTTGTAGGTATGCCCCTCCAACTCCTGCGGACGATCCAGCGGGTCGGACATGTAGACGACCTCGCCACCATCGCCCTGCGCCATGCCCTCACCAGGCACTTTGTCTTCCGCCTCAGAAACGCTGAGAACAGAC
This DNA window, taken from Roseovarius sp. S88, encodes the following:
- the ugpE gene encoding sn-glycerol-3-phosphate ABC transporter permease UgpE, producing the protein MVEKRGAGLWLTHVYMILGVFVIFFPIWLAFVASTVTQPEITNPPMPVWPGDQFWVNYKNALFSGVNVPVATMLMNSMVMAVGIAVGKIIISLLSAFAIVYFRFPGRTTFFWLIFLTLMLPVEVRIVPTFEVVAGFGMLNSYAGLIFPLIASATATFLFRQFFLTIPDELAEAARVDGASPMRFFWDIVVPMSRTNVAALFVILFIYGWNQYLWPLLITTDPEMNTIVMGIKQMFPSGDDFAHWPTIMATSILAMIPPVIVVISMQRLFVRGLVDSEK
- a CDS encoding sn-glycerol-3-phosphate import ATP-binding protein UgpC; this translates as MATVTLTDIKKSFGPTDVIHGINVEIADGEFIVIVGPSGCGKSTLLRMVAGLETVTSGDVLIGGERANDKEPMDRDIAMVFQNYALYPHMSVRQNMGYGLKIAGLPKDQINAKVEEAARLLQLEALLDRKPRQLSGGQRQRVAMGRAIVREPAVFLFDEPLSNLDAKLRVQMRLEIKELQSKLGITSLYVTHDQVEAMTMADRMIVMNGGVAEQIGTPLEVYETPHTLFAAQFIGSPAMNVFDAELKSGQVQIGGQTVAEATGPDGPVKLGVRPEHFVKDDAGPFEVRVQMTEPLGANTLLHGRLTGTDHEVTISLPGVHTMSAAQSPLRFTPQSGMIHLFDSNTDQRIDT
- the gap gene encoding type I glyceraldehyde-3-phosphate dehydrogenase is translated as MGTKIAINGFGRIGRGLLRALVERGCEDIIVVAVNDLAPIETLAHLLRFDSNHGRLADPVVIEGDHLHVGRHRIRVTAERDPEKLRWHDVDIAFECTGLFTARDRATRHLQNGSRRVLISAPGKGADRTVVYGVNHFDLTPADVIVSNASCTTNCLAPVAMVLDRAFGIKTGYMTTVHAYTGDQHSQDAPHSDLYRARAAALSIVPTSTGAARAISEVLPRLEGRLEGSALRVPTPNVSLVDLSFVPERTATRDEINAVMKEASEGALKGVLAYEEAPLVSVDFNHDPHSSCFAAAQTSVTQDGFVRVVSWYDNEWGFSNRMIDTGRWMGAQMRQAVPLQKTG